One segment of Mobula birostris isolate sMobBir1 chromosome 29, sMobBir1.hap1, whole genome shotgun sequence DNA contains the following:
- the LOC140190220 gene encoding EEF1A lysine methyltransferase 3-like — MQEEQTTEGTKGPETKVVFQNQERRFAFCGHDLKIIQHLKNLDIPAVIWPTGLALCRYFEKVGLNFSGKKVIELGSGTGFVGILAVLLGGDVTLTDLPMVLNQVEENVAKNIPSNMMQRSKVSALQWGEDHGNFTSDYDVILGSGVVYYRRHFRFLIDTLLHLSNERTVIYLSSSMCHDTGAVDFHENIVPQHFNSEIVDRIESKDISVFKITRKHTTFQ, encoded by the exons atgcaggaggaacaaaCGACCGAGGGGACCAAAGGACCCGAAACCAAAGTGGTCTtccaaaatcaagagaggcgtttcGCATTTTGTGGACACGACCTCAAAATCATTCAGCACTTGAAAAACCTCGACATCCCAGCCGTGATCTGGCCGACC GGGCTCGCTCTCTGCAGGTATTTTGAAAAAGTGGGGCTGAATTTTTCTGGGAAGAAGGTGATCGAGTTGGGATCTGGCACGGGATTCGTGGGGATTCTTGCCGTTCTGCTGG GGGGCGACGTGACCTTGACAGATCTACCCATGGTTCTGAATCAGGTGGAGGAAAACGTTGCGAAGAACATCCCGTCGAACATGATGCAGCGATCGAAGGTCTCCGCCCTCCAGTGGGGTGAAGACCACGGGAACTTTACGTCGGACTATGACGTCATCCTGGGTTCGGGAGTCGTCTACTACCGGCGACACTTCCGATTTCTGATCGACACTCTCCTGCACCTCAGCAACGAAAGGACTGTCATATACCTGAGCTCCTCCATGTGCCACGACACTGGGGCCGTTGACTTTCACGAGAATATAGTCCCACAGCATTTTAATTCCGAAATTGTGGATAGAATCGAATCGAAAGATATAAGTGTGTTCAAAATCACCAGGAAGCACACTACATTTCAGTAA